In Hyla sarda isolate aHylSar1 chromosome 9, aHylSar1.hap1, whole genome shotgun sequence, the following proteins share a genomic window:
- the TMEM187 gene encoding transmembrane protein 187 has translation MKISKITAQDQSLWHVLGAVALCLVTVSTGVFDTVSTELGSSHYAEKPIPGLPGYLSMPCNSLINLGYIILGTYWLAQDEKAIGVGKQNGRYLKNVFSWMAIVYGPVQWARIWTQTQRAAVLDQWFTLPIFAWAIIWANSILNNWDSQHFMAVEFLSLSSYFLSNIHPQGFELALAIHIIWAFTSGLRLQRKYGDSTTRVHLVLALISCLGFVNLKLLDHWLAQYFVFQRLTGHFWSKICDILQFHYAFCFLAHLEHCRSTKVKK, from the coding sequence atgaaaatatcAAAAATTACAGCACAGGACCAGTCATTGTGGCATGTACTGGGAGCTGTCGCACTGTGCCTGGTGactgtaagcaccggagtattcGACACAGTTAGTACAGAACTAGGTTCCAGTCACTATGCTGAAAAACCTATTCCGGGACTTCCTGGTTACCTCTCCATGCCTTGTAATTCCCTCATTAATCTTGGATACATTATTTTGGGTACATATTGGCTAGCCCAGGATGAAAAGGCTATTGGAGTTGGAAAACAGAATGGACgctatctgaagaatgtcttttcCTGGATGGCAATTGTATATGGCCCCGTCCAGTGGGCCAGGATATGGACCCAGACACAACGGGCTGCAGTTCTAGACCAATGGTTTACGTTGCCTATTTTTGCTTGGGCGATTATCTGGGCCAACTCTATACTCAACAACTGGGACAGTCAACACTTCATGGCAGTAGAGTTCCTCTCGTTGAGCAGTTATTTCCTGAGTAACATCCATCCACAAGGATTTGAACTAGCCCTGGCCATACATATCATATGGGCATTCACATCGGGACTGAGACTACAGAGAAAATATGGAGATTCCACCACAAGGGTGCACCTTGTTCTTGCTTTGATATCATGTCTTGGATTTGTTAATCTGAAACTTCTTGATCACTGGCTAGCTCAGTATTTTGTATTTCAAAGACTCACTGGACACTTCTGGTCAAAAATATGTGACATCTTGCAATTCCATTATGCTTTCTGTTTCTTAGCACACCTAGAACACTGCAGATCAACCAAGGTGAAGAAATAG